The Plasmodium sp. gorilla clade G2 genome assembly, contig: PADLG01_00_11, whole genome shotgun sequence sequence aattataatatatatatgtcttaaaaaataaaaataattgaatttgtaaatgaattatatatatatatatatatatattatatttattttataatttaattaaatataaaatataaaagaacaaaatatttaattaacgaaaaaatattctatctatttttaaataattatatttaaacaaCTATACAAATTATTGATTcgataatatttaaattccTCATAAATCAatgattttataattattattaattataataaacatgttctatttttttttttttatataaaacattctgtaaatgtataatataatataaatttcattattataatacataggataaaattaaaaaaaatatttgcatgtatatttttttttttcaagataccttattatatatattttatatatatacttttaacATGCTAAAATATTTGAATCAACTCAcatattaacattttttaaacTGTAGAAGTCGATTAATGTATTAATCATCATTGTTTTAAgattataattatgatatttatttaattattattattattattattattattaaatatatatattttttatttgttctttttctttcgttttgttctttatattatatatatttctttttatacatcaatatttttcatttaacataaaattatgtagtttatatattttttaatatatatatgtatatatttattataatagtaaatatttatttcatatattctaAAAAACGATTGTtgttatgaaaataatattaaatataacagcattcaaaataattataaaaaatagaaaaatatactttttaattcaataataaaagaaatattacaaaaattaatttattacaaATAAGAACAAACTTTTTTTAaactttaaaatattatattataattaaatatataataataaatacatattatatattttcttttattctataaataaaatatataatgtacaATAAAacttatatttaaaacacaatttaattttttttcgttaacatacaaaatgaaacaatatattatatgtgaaaaaatagtataaaacatatatatatgtatattcaatgaaatcaaataaaatataacaacaACATGATATGCATAtactcatatatatatttacaattgtttaaatataagaagtactaatatatatttatataaatgaatatgataattaaataggaatataattttaataccTATAttaatcaatatatatatttatttattatgtgatgtttttacataatattaaaatataaattttatttatatcaaatataggaaaatatttattttatagacAGGagaattaattatttttctctttttattttcatatattttattagataagacatttcatttattatattatataatttaaagtatatatgtagttattatttacaatacttaacatttttaatttttataaagattatatttatataaaaacaaaaaaaaatgaacttATATGTacttcaatttttttttttttttaattaacgGAAATGTTCTTacgaaaaataatatattacccttttaaaataataaagaataagaataaattttattaatttttttttttttttttttttacttttatgaCTGTGGTTAtaaattttgttattatatactaTTTCTACAtagaataatttaaataatataagtctaaaataattatcaaaCACATTAATTACAAAACaacactatatatatatattaaaatgagaTGTACATAATATTGTCTTCAAGttttatattactattttttctttacaaataattacatttatctgtatataacatattttttttaacaaaataaacctcaaaaaaaatatcattttaataataataagttgtgaaaaaaagaaattaataatagtaataatattttatattatatattataaacctaatatgataataatatttagaaTGTATgtgattatttaaattatattaatttataataatttattaatataatattaataatggaatagaatatatatttataatataatatattacattatgTATCATTTCTTACCagtaatttaataaatatatattacgtTGTGCTTttacaaaatgaaatataattacACACATTAAcaacatataaatgtatatatatttatatattataaaacactattttatatgaaattatagtattatataattaaagaagaaattaaaaCATTTCATActgtacatataataaaatattatatattaaaattttatataaacatctaacttacacatatatatatttttggacattccatatataataaaatgttaaTAGTATATACactatattaaataatgaagtagtatatatattattttataaatcatCATACACAAATTGCATAATTATgtgttttaaatataaaaaaaaatgttcttttttttctattaattatattatagtaaattattactactataggtgcatatatatatatatataataatgtgtaTTACAATATTAGAAGtagtaataaatatacaaaagaatacatttttattttatacttAATAAATaccttttaaatatattaataatattttcttaaatttttgttttttccaTAATTATATCtcaaaatatgaagaaaaaaacaaaactaaattaaaagaaaactcatatataaatatagaaataaggagaatacaataaattatgttatataaaatatagttATGATCTTGTAAAACTCATTTTTCTAACattttattaaagaaaaacaaatatatatttcattttaccAATTAATAACACCATcaatatattgatatttttatatttttgatttttaatCGACATTATcgacaaataatatatatatatatattgtcatACATATGTAATACCCATTTAACTGATGTTTGAATaacaattaataatataaaaataataataataataataataataataatttgtttattgtaattttattaattccattatatatatattataagaattatatagGATTACaaatcattttatatatataacaaaacaGAATTgtcttaaatataatatattttttcaaagtaaattaaaaaatatataaatatttcaataatatcatataattatataacaataaaaagGTACATAATttactttattattatttttatttatttttatacatacaatttataaatttgtcctatataaattattttttaaataaataaaataataatatgcatacaattgttatattttgtctatttatataaaaacatatctattataaatcaaaataaaatcaaaCGTTAATTTCCTTCATAatcatattttcattacaCAATATTCATAATACATTCATagacaaaatattatataaaaaaaataacaaaataaacatTTTGCATTAGTATATGAGGTTGATTTGAGATAGTACAAATTTATAcaactaattttttttatttttgttatataaaaaaaaattaaaaaattagaattttgaaaaaattccaaaacaaaaaatagaatattattaaaattgtatatatatttatttatatatattaaatgatattgtgttattattaaataacatttataataatatacctaCACATAATATGCACATTAAAGATATATTCAGATAACAATCCttgaaatttatataataaaattattatatatatatgtaattaatAAACACATTGtgattaaatttataaaatctaataaataataatatgaaataacaaaaaatatgtttatatttatatatatttacatgcTTACGAAATTTTCGAACAACACATTTAATCtaaaattgtaatatatatatatatttatttatttatttaaataataatataataaataataaaatcaatatatatattatcaattaaaccttttcttcataataaaatatataacaattattattattatttttattattattattattttaaaaaaaagaaaaaaatattgaatcaattcaaaaatgaattatagaGATAAACtacatattttgtatttttttcaaaaataactttttttttatgaaatatttaaaatattaataaataaatatacatatatataattatgttttaattgatatattaatatagaaataaagaataatcaattttataatatttaattattaacatactgttaatataaaaattaaaataattcctttatatatatatatagaatataaaacataataacATTAGCTTACACacctttattaaatatttacatatatatataatttaattataaatagtttcatttttatatttaatattagaaTAAGTGATGCAAAAATATTCTCAAAAttatactaaaaaaaaaaaaaaattctaattattgttataataataaattccttattaaaaattcacatatatatattaaattatatgtgaaatacaatattatctaattcaaatatattattagtttcatattaaaattttgaatataaaatatattttgtatgtgttttgtattaaatttgtttttctaataaataaattattgtatttaataattagctcaatatattttaaatattagctataatttatattattatttacacaatgtactattaatattatcataaatgTAATAGTAATTCTTGTATTTCTTTGTtataaacaataatattatattttgtaaatatatcctttttatttataaaaatattatttattttatagcattctgcatatttatttatttattaaaataaataaataaatatatatatatatatatatttaaaaaaataatattttctatataaattaattttagaATAAAATTGTAATATAAGTTAAATAAgagatatttttttcatataaacatatacatatataatataaatatttgtaaaatatatattcctatGCATAGAtcaaaacatattatataatttgtatcaaatataaaatcccttaaaaataaattataaatattgaaatattttttagcatatatttaatttgaaTATCATTTCTTAAAATGtgtataaaacaaaatatactAAGTAatgatgtaaatatatttagtaaatatttttacattatattaaagaaaaaaaaaaaaaactttcaatataaataaattaaatattgttTCATGTATAAGCtgtgtttatataaattataaaatttaaatatatctataattaatttttttaataaaattaattttgttattatataatatatatgtattaatctattaaaataaattactattattttatttattattatttttttttaattttaatatgtgTATTTAATTGATAAAACTTTTcgcataaaatatttttacacatgataaaaaaaaaaaaaaaaaaattacaaaaacatatataacataGAACGTATCATTAATCAAATAACAAAatagttatatttttaataatataatgatgatTAAATTAACATGAATTTTATTtgctttaaaatatatattttttttatcttatttgatacatttatatcatcaaatACGGTAAGaacattatattaattataaaatatatttattacttttacactaaaatatatatatatatattttctgtCCTTTAGAACATTCCaagaacaaataataataaaaataataatccaAAAAATGTAACAACAGATATAACACCTTTAGGACCAGTACCTGATATAATTACATTGGATTATATAAGGGAACTTCTAATACACATTCAATTAATTAAAGATGAAGTAATCAAGGAAAAGTTGAAAAaacttaaattattaaaaaaacaaagtaaggataataaaaatgataaagatttaaaaaatgaaattgaGCATATAGAGAAAGAATTAATTGATACTAAACTACTTTGTAaagattatattaaaaatgaattagaagaaataaaaatattaaaagaccAAATTGTGAACGACAAAATAGATCAATATAGATGGAAGGGTGATAAATTGATAGattatgaattaaaaagACTTTTTTTTGAAGCACGATTgaaaaaagacaaaaaacTATATGAgcaatatatgaaaaaacaaattCAAAATTATGTGAtacaaaaagaaattttagattttgataaaattatattaaaaatatcacaaaatataattaatattcttattataattctAATCAAAATTCTAGAAGCAGATTCAAAATCttgtaaaaaatttataaaggATTATTTCACTGAAATTATAAACGATATTCCAGAAGTAGAATTAACATctcataataaatttataagtatttttttcactaaaattataatgtatattgCAGAAGTAATATTAGCATttgataaattttatataagttATTACAATAAAATTACAAAGCATATTCCAGCAGTAGAATTATCATTTGGAAAACATTTAGACGATAAATTGAGAAAAATACACAACAAAGTTTTTAaaagtaaaagaaaaaaaagaacatttTTCGAGCTATGGAGTGCTTTTCATGATTGGTTAGAAGAAAAAGCGATAAAATATCATATTGGAGGATATACactattttttacattagtATCAACCATTgcaaatatattaaagaacACAATTATAGGATGTTCTGCTGCAAATCATGTAGGTGCTACTGTATTAGGATCtctgataattattatttgcattataatacttataatattcttttattatgtttataaattaatatcagaatatataaaatcaaaaagagaatgataaaatttgttatatgaacgtcattaatatatatatatatatatatataatttaattataaatatatttatttttatatttaatattaaaataaatgatccAAAAATTCTGtcaaaaatatacaaaaaaaaaaaaaaaaaaattattattatttttataataaaatggccttattaaaaattcatatatatatatatatatatatatatataaatgtgtgtatattaaattatatgtgAAATACCATAATAATAACTAATTCAGAACATATTATtagtttaataatatatattgaacataaaatatatataatgtaattgTTTTAActaaattttttttggaatatataaattattgtatttaataaatagCTCAAAATACTTTAAATATTTACagaatttataatattatatacacaatgtactattattataataaatattatagcAATTTTGGtagttcttttttataaacaataatattataattgtaattatatgctttttctttaaaacaataatatatattttatagcaTATTtgcatttttattcttaaaaatatatatatatatattcagaAAATAATACGttctatataaatttattttatcataaaattgtaatataagttaaataagatatattttttcatataaacatatatatatatatatatatatatatatatatatatatatatatatatgtttttgtaaaaaatatattcttattcataaaacaaaacagattatataaattgtgttaaatgaaaaaatatctcttaaaaataaattataaatattcaaatattttttaacatatatttaattggAATATTAGTTCTTAAAATGtgtataaaacaaaatatactAAATAGTGATGCACATATATTTggtaaatatttttacattttacagaagaaaaaaaagctttcaatataaatgaattaaatattattttatgtataagatgtgtttatataaattataaaattaaaatgtatctataattaatttgtttattaaatttaattgtgtaattatatatatatatatatatatatatatatatatatatatatatatatattaatccattaaaagaatttgatattttttttttttttttttttttttttttatataattttaatatgtgCGTTtaattgataaaaaaaatttcgcataaaatatttttacacatgttaaaaaaaaaaaaaaaaaaaaattaaaaaaaacctATATAACACAGAACCCACCATTAACGAAATAAcagaataattatatttttagtaATATAATGATGATTTAATTATCatgaattttatttattttaaaatatatatattttttatcttatttgatacatttatatcatcGAATACGGTAAGaacattatattaattataaaatatatttactacttttacattaatatatatatatatttttttttcctcctTTAGAATATTCCaagaacaaataataataaaaaaaacaatccAAAAAATGTAACAACAGATATAACACCTTTAGGACCAGTACCTGATATAATTACATTGGATTATATAAGGGAACTTCTAATACACATTCAATTAATAAAAGATGAAGTAATCAAGGAAAagttgaaaaaaattaaattattaaaaaaacaaagtaaagataacaaaaatgataaagatttaaaaaaggaaattgaTCATTTAGAGAAAGAAATCATTGATACTAGACTACTTTGTAaagattatattaaaaatgaattaaaggAAATAAAAGTATTAAAAGATCAAATTGTAAAGGACAAAATAGAACAATATCGATGGAATAAAGATAAATTGATAGATTCTGAACTAAATAAACTTTTTCTCCAGGCACAAATGAAGAGAGATAAAATActatatgaacaaaatatgaaaaaacaaTTAGAAAACCCGGTGTtacaaaaagaaatttttaaaacagatagaattatattaaaaatattacaaaaaatatataattttttcactgaatttataaagaatattCCACAGCTTGAATTTTCATTTCCAAAATATTCTATTAGTAAATATTTCACagaaattataaatgatattcCAAAAGTAGAATTAACATCTGATAGTAATTTTATaagtatttatatcattgaaattataaagaaaattttagAATTAAAATTAGCgtttgaaaaatattatatgaattatttttacaataaaattataaagtaTATTCCAGAAGTAGAATTATCATTTGGAAAATATTTAGACgataaattgaaaaaaatacacaacaaagtttttaaaagaaaaagtaaaTGTAAAAGTAAGCGCAAAAGTAGGACATTTTTCCAGGTATGGAGTGCTTTTCATGATTGGTTAGAAGAAAAGGCtataaaatatcatattggagcatatacatttttttttgcagTAATATTTACAATGGCAAAAGTATTGAAAGTAGTAATTGAAACATGTGTTGCCGCATCACCTGATATAAGTTCTATTGTAATAGGAATTCTTCTAATGATTATTTGCACTATACTacttatattctttttatatactgtttatatattaatatcagattatataaaatcaaaaagggaataatataaatttttatatgaacatcattaatatatatatattatatgtctAATTTGTTTTACACATAATGTTTACATGAAAAGGctgattatttatataaacacaATTTATAATACTTATAATATTCTACTTTTCATGTActccattttatttttttttgacatatattatttttaaaataataatatatacttttttttaatataattataaaataatgttattattcatttaaaaaaaatatatcaaacaaaagtatatatataaattagaaaactaaaaaaatattctcaACATTAATAATGTTGAAATGGATATaggatttattattttttttttttaaatatattatagatcataattatatatataacatatattccaaataaaaaaaaaatttataaatatttatatttttcatataatataaaagaaatattaaaaattaatattattattattattataaatatattattaacatttcaatttatttattcatttcttGTTCTCTTGTTCCATGTGTAACTCCTAATTTgacctttttattttcaacatCTTTTTCATGTTTTTccaaatttttttgtttttcatttGAATGAGATACATCTTGAAACATTTttgaatttttcttttctttttccccATTATTCTTACTATCAACAACAACACttccttttaatttattcttatatatatttttaacttCATCAATGAAAAAAGCATAATCTTTAAAGACACTGAATCTTTTAACCTTCAGCGTAGGTGTGAGATAATTATTCGTGTCCCATGTTTTTgatgttaaatatatattattaataatattatatctatttaAATTTGTTTCCTTATAAACTTCcatcattttttctttaacatAATCAACcaaaatatcattatttatgttaTCATCAGTTAATTTgtgtaaataatttttttcattaactCCAATTCTTTCTAacatattatcatcttttaatgatttaaaaaataaacatttatCTATCGATATAATTGCTAGTGGACCATCCATTGAATCATCACCATATGCGACACAGAAATTTACAAATGGAATCTGTGAATACaaattatttatcatttcaGTTTCTATGTATTCTCCTTGAGATAATTTAACCAAACCCTTTGATCTATCTAAAAATGTTATAGaaccatttttattaatttgaaCCACATCTCCTGTTATAAAATAACCATCGTGAGTAAAAGCCCTTTTGGTATCTTCCTTTTCTAAAAAATATCCTTTAAATATAGAATCACTCTTAACTAATAATTCTCCTTTTGGTAATGTATCTGTTGCTTTATATGTTTCCCATGATCTtactttatattttgtatttggAGATGTGGGTCCTCCTATACATTCAAAATTTGAATCTTCTACATGCTTACCAAAAATTGCACCTCCTGTTTCGGTTAAACCATAACCTTgacaatattttatatttaataaagtaCATAATTCATTGGCAACATCTGGTGATAATTTCCCACCaccatttaatataatttgtaaGTTGGGGTTAACtttctcttttatttttttcgaCACATTAAAAACATTATCAAGAAAATTACCTAAGCAtccatttttattacatttacGTAAAGATATAATCTTTTTTGTAATTCTTCTCTTAATAGgagataaattattaatttcacTTATAATATTCGTATATATTCTACTAAAAACTTTAGGTACTCCTGTCATTATAGAACTCtttgaattaaatatatctttgGAAAAATAATTCAGATTCTTACTCCATATA is a genomic window containing:
- a CDS encoding PIR protein — encoded protein: MNFIYFKIYIFFILFDTFISSNTNIPRTNNNKKNNPKNVTTDITPLGPVPDIITLDYIRELLIHIQLIKDEVIKEKLKKIKLLKKQSKDNKNDKDLKKEIDHLEKEIIDTRLLCKDYIKNELKEIKVLKDQIVKDKIEQYRWNKDKLIDSELNKLFLQAQMKRDKILYEQNMKKQLENPVLQKEIFKTDRIILKILQKIYNFFTEFIKNIPQLEFSFPKYSISKYFTEIINDIPKVELTSDSNFISIYIIEIIKKILELKLAFEKYYMNYFYNKIIKYIPEVELSFGKYLDDKLKKIHNKVFKRKSKCKSKRKSRTFFQVWSAFHDWLEEKAIKYHIGAYTFFFAVIFTMAKVLKVVIETCVAASPDISSIVIGILLMIICTILLIFFLYTVYILISDYIKSKRE
- a CDS encoding acyl-CoA synthetase, coding for MGIVFNIYFFFIYLIYVRAYFCQNSSEYNGYSEICEKAANGNESSVYCMKDHRIESSKYVYKHIMRMIFDKHTLNNNKLAFIEHECGEPQNYLTYGEFLRKTLSFSNCLNKCEIINIPEKIYNEERNNGKFKLLGLYGSNSINWLVTDFGAMLSGVTTLVMHSKFSIDVIVDILNETKLEWLCLDLDLVEGLLNRKNELPHLKNIIILDSVAKHSIINSINENGEKKSNLKNNGSLNNINNNKRENELSKTFKDKSLGTIEYDKEKLEKFKALKEKFHHCVQKILLLDDIINSENTNFKIINEDPNFVTSIVYTSGSSGKPKGAMLSNKNLYNQLYSLCNHSVRKTYNLQYHLSYLPISHVFERTIAYSIIFLGGTVHIWSKNLNYFSKDIFNSKSSIMTGVPKVFSRIYTNIISEINNLSPIKRRITKKIISLRKCNKNGCLGNFLDNVFNVSKKIKEKVNPNLQIILNGGGKLSPDVANELCTLLNIKYCQGYGLTETGGAIFGKHVEDSNFECIGGPTSPNTKYKVRSWETYKATDTLPKGELLVKSDSIFKGYFLEKEDTKRAFTHDGYFITGDVVQINKNGSITFLDRSKGLVKLSQGEYIETEMINNLYSQIPFVNFCVAYGDDSMDGPLAIISIDKCLFFKSLKDDNMLERIGVNEKNYLHKLTDDNINNDILVDYVKEKMMEVYKETNLNRYNIINNIYLTSKTWDTNNYLTPTLKVKRFSVFKDYAFFIDEVKNIYKNKLKGSVVVDSKNNGEKEKKNSKMFQDVSHSNEKQKNLEKHEKDVENKKVKLGVTHGTREQEMNK